ATGATTGAACCTTTCCGTCTGCGTGAGCAGTCTAAAGACGCTGCTCAGGCGGAAGCCATGCGGAAGGAATGCCCCTGGAAAATCACAGATGAAGAGCTGAGCACCTTTGAGGAGAAGGTAAGTCAAGACTGTATATATAGAATAGGCATGATTATCGACTTGTTTGGTTTGGAGGTGGGGTGTTAAAGAGCTAAATTAGGttgaaaaggtgaaaaaaagtaactgctgctgttttacagACCAACCTCCAGATACGACTGAATGAATTGCTCCAGCAGAACTCCAAATCAGCCAACCTGATCATTGTGTAAGTATAACTACCATTGAGCTGCCAAGTTTAATCCACTGTGGGAAGAAACAATGTCTAACATACTCTTTAAACTTCCTACTCCCTGCAGGAGCATGCCCATCGCTCGTAAGGAATCTGTCTCTGATTTCCTCTACATGGCCTGGCTGGACATTCTGACAAAGGACCTTCCACCCACCCTGCTCATTAGAGGCAACCACAAGAGTGTGCTTACTTTCTACTCTTGAGCACCTTGCAGGCAAAACATTAGAGTACAGGTAGCTATAAAGGAAATAAATGGTAGCACCATAATAATGGACCATGTTCGCAAAGAGTACAAGAGCCTTTGAATTAAGATATTCAGTCCGCTAAGCCAACAATGTAGCACATTCACACTAAAACAGTGCTAAGACAGGAAAATATAAGAAATCAACCGGCAAAATTGACAAAGgtataataaaaagtaattttcagTCACAGCTAAACCTTGTTAATATTTTaccattattatgtttttatcactTTGTTTGGTACATGCTGTTTCGCCTGTGGCACGTGTGAAGTTGCAGCTAGTTTGCCAGCAAAGGAACCTCACATTGTACTACGGCTATCAGACTTCTTTATGAATGCTGTCAGTGAGAAACAAATGTGGTATAACTAAAGAAAAATGCATTCCtgacattaaatttaaaaatgtcagaggAAACCAACATTTAAGCTTTTTGCAACAAGCACAAGTACAGAAAAATAGTGTAATGTCACATATTATTGCATATACATAgaactaaaacaaaataatttggGTTTAGAGCAAAGTCAAATCACACGTTTTCCTAACTCACTCACACTGAGTGACTCATTGcctgctgctgtaaaataaatgtatatagtAGATGTCTGAATTCACTAGTGGATATTTTTTTAGCATAAATGATTAACAGCATCTGGGTTtgattcttttttaaacattctttGACCACCTTTCACCGAGTGTAAAATACACCGCTATTATAAAGCTGTTTACCTGTTCCacattaaactgtttaaatatttttaatgttaccGTCACAgcacactttttgtttttaggaaaattaagtgaaatttaaaaaattgtaaTGCCAATTATTCTGTACATTTTATCCTTTTGTCTGTGTCcctatttaaatatataatgtgattacttaaaataaaaaagtaataaaattgTGAGCAGTTCTTTTTCTTGTGTCTGTCATTTATTATGTTACGTATAATGTCAGGTAATTGTTTCTCCACAGAAATGTATCTGTGGAACGGGGAACCTGCTATTGTTAGTTGAGGTCCACAAGATGTATGTATTTTTCACATAACTTGAGtattttaattttgtaaaaCAATTCAATTTTGGAAATAGAAAATTTTTTCTAAGTGTCTACATACTAGGGTTTTATATGTAAGTAAGTATAAAGTTAATGCATTTTGAAAGTTTAAACTAGCCAGCAGTATGTGAGATATTTAGACCACAGCTActtcaacatgatttaaaaggCACATGGTCTGGAAAAATATGTAGTATGACCAAGGACGGTCATTAGAACATGAACGAAACAGGTACATATGTTAAGGAAAGTGATTTCTAAAACATCTTTAGAGTTAGAGGTCATAGACACATCTTGTATATGAGCATTGAATGAGAATCCTAATAGTCAACATCCTGAACGAGAGGCAGTAATGGACTTGGAGATCTGCCTGTATAGTCTCTTAAAAATTAACTAGCTGCATTCAAATGGATTTTGCGCACCATTAGTTTATATTATGATTTGATTATATAATCACATAATGAGCAACATGAATGGTTTTTGAGTGAATTTTGGTTATTGATTCCTTCTATTATCAGATAGTGGCTATTAGGTAAACTTCTCCACATCTAATCTATCACAAAATAATACAAGTATGATCTCAGCCAAGAAGTACCTTGTGTTTTAACTAGAAAAAGGCTAAACGCATCCTGTATGCCCTGTGGgattaaatactgtattttgaCTGCTGCAGTATTGTACAGAAGTATTGTACAGCGGAGCAGGAGAATGTTGCAGAGAACTAATATGCTAGACTATTCTTTTGTGTTCTTGAGAGCTCATTACAGCATTATCAAGGGATAACAATGTTTTGGTatcttgagatcttgagaaaattaTTCCGTTATCTCGCAATAACGgcatttattatttcaacataatgacataaataactcgagaaaaataatgaaattaactTATCACTCACTgttaacatttagtttttgttcatttaatatgtaaatgtcATTACTCACATACAATCTATTCATgctgtgcatactgtatgtactgtaacaTCTAccaaatgtactgtacataacaCAACTTGCATTACATTAGTACATAACGCACCATTGCACTATTGTCTGATTGTCTACAAATGTTACTGTTGTTGCTGTATATGTCTCATGATGCCATTACTTGCACTTATACTTTGGTTCttcttatgtaaagtgtctttgagtaccttgaaaagcgcttttaaataaaatgtattattattattattattactgtatacttagcaaactttttttgtgtgtatactatatgcATCACAAATACTTGACTATGATATACTTAGATATAcatactataaataatatactgaATATCAATATGTAAATAGAATGTGCAAAAAGATAAGGATATTGTATAAACATGATACATAATATCaatattgttatggaattttctatccttaggttacacaaggtcacgtgtgggccttgtggtcctcagcagtattaattgtttgtctttgactaggtgccagtctatctcagCACTGTGGTGGACAGGGacgaagaggcctgttgctgccttcctagtcataatagatagttgctgttgatgttccagtctgtgtaaacagacatctgtctctccagactagaatgtgttgacaataacacctccatgggtgaagacattctctttgactaattctgggcgtattgtatttgtggtgttatctttgggtttaaagtttatccaccagcacAAGTTCGTCAGAACCAACTCAGgaacttctgatgaactttgagagtgtctctaattctccttgatcaagcatcaataaatattacagcataagacatcagaggctcctgaacactttcttccttcctgacctcaccattgacctttgacttcagcaatttctccacaacaaatatgttttatatttgcacATATCACATATGATATGAAGTATATGTTCCAGTATTTGGAGTGGAGTGTTAGTGCAAAAGGAGACTTCTGTGGCTCTGACAGAGGTAGATGAGTTATAAACTCTTATTGCGGTATCGGTCCTTAGACAATAGGTTAATTAattaagtcaagtcaactttattgtcaatgctgctatatgtacaggacataagtaaaagatgtaaaaaaaaatatgctaaCTAACGAACTGCTATGACGACCTAATTTCCCTTATAGATGATTaataaaatctatctatctatctatctatctatctatctatctatctatctggcaTTAACCAGAAGTGTAAAAAGTTTGCTAAGtatacagaataataataataataataataaatataataatataataataataataaattttatttaaaagcgcttttcaaggtactcaaagacactttccATAAGAAGAACATCAAGACCAACATCAGTACCAAAGTATAAGTGCAAGTAATGGCATCATGAGACACATACAGCaactaaaacattaaataaaatatacaaatctaaaaatctaaaattataTACAAACTaaagacatccgtgtggcaatatggcacagtgtaatgtaaacagaattgtcagtataaatatatgtatatgtatggcTATGTGGTAGTGTGGACAGAAttaacagtatttacagtacagtatacacagtgaggTATATCAAGAAAAGAACATCTAAAAACTCAGCCAATATACAACTGACCAGTTTTCAAATCAATATAATTTAGAATAGATACATTTCTGTGGTTTGTGTAATCACAGTGAGTGGCTGTCAGCCAGGGGGAGGCTGACGTCACCGCCACGATCAGCTGAGAGGACGTTAGCGTCAGCGTGGCTAGCTGGTTAGCTTGCAGTCGACAAACAATATGACACGAACATTGCTCAGGCTGGGAGCTCTTCGGCTACAgtgctcctctgtgtttgatGCAGCTGCTCCACGTTTCTTGGCAAGAGACATTCACGCTCAGACGCTCAGTCGAAACAAAGGCAAGCAATAAGATGAGGATGGAAGACGTTACTGTGAGCAACATGTCGAGTGTGTGTTCACGTTAGCTTCGCTAGCCCTCGTATTCTCGTTTATGGCAGTATAACGTGTGTGTCGCGTACTAAGCCGTTtaaacaccaccaacaccacgTCTGCTGCTTTATTGTGGTGCAATGCGTAAGTAAAAGGAGGCTCAgtgttcttttctcttttatttagaCGCTACAGCTGTTTCTGTTGCCAACTCTCGCGAGAATTCCTTCTCGGTTAGCAACGTGATGACGAAACGGTTGTCATAGTTACAGAGCAGACTTACTTCTTTGTAGATTTAGGTTTTCCTCCCAATATATTAATACAACGACAGTTTATAGTAGTGTAGCGACTTATATAAGTTGTTGGAGTTAATTGCACTTTATTTGTGCCATGTTTTAAAAcgttaaaacatgttttaaaagttaTGTGTCTGTAAAGGAGGGGCTTATTTGGCGCAACCTCCCAGCGCGGGAGATTCATTCAAATTGCAGGAGCGCGAAGAAACTGGAGTAGTtgctttgtgtctttcttttagCTTGCAGTAGTCAGTTGTAGCTCTGCCTCCTGCTTAGCACATTTAGTCTTTTAGTTAGTGTAAGTTACTTCGTGCACTTTTCTATTCTTAACTGTGAAAACTTTACCAACATGCCGGTCCTAGAAGTTACAGAtgcttcagcaatttctccatcGAAGAGGCCGAGGACAGAAACAAACCCTGCAGAGGAGAGACCCGTCCTCAGGTTTGCTAAACTGTCTGAGCATGCCACGACACCCACCAGAGGCTCGGCTAAAGCAGCAGGATATGACCTCTACAGGTGGGTTATACTTTTAATTTGATTGTGTTTTGAGTTCACTGACCTAATGTGAGCAGCTTGCATCAATCTTTCATACCACATCCTCTTTGTAGAAGTAGCATATGTTCATACAGAAGTTGAATTTACTGGATAAATGTTGCCACATACGAGTCTCATGTGAATATAATGCCGTGTGTGACAGCTAATTTTGATACCCTGCATTGAAACAGTGCGTATGATTACTCCATTGGTCCTCTGGATAAGGCCATAGTGAAGACAGACATCCAGATCGCAGTACCACATGGCTGCTATGGGAGAGTGGGTGAGTGTTTGACATGCTGATGCAAATCCTGCATTACAAGTTTTGCTCGGTGCATTTGAATTCATGCAAAATAACACGCTGTAACTGTGTCTTCTTATTTCTCCTTCTCAGCACCGAGATCTGGACTGGCAGCAAAAAACTTCATTGATGTCGGTGGTGAGTCTTACTTATGTTCAGTATCCACGTTTTAACCATTTGTCATGGCAGCCgttttaatttctctttaatGTCTCTGTGTCAGCTGGAGTCGTGGATGAAGACTACAGAGGAAATGTGGGAGTTGTGCTCTTCAACTTCGGCAAGGACACATTTGAAGGTGAGTTGTGGCATCAGTGTATCATCACTTCTTTATCCAAAGGTACCAGCAATTCTTTAACccatgttaataattaataggGCGAGACATTACTGTAGAGCTGTGCTTCTTTTTGAGCTTTTCTGCTGGAGTAGGATGTAAGGTTGGAGTGAGTTTTCTGATCTTTCACTTTAAATAACATTGAGAAAGTGTCATTCACAGTAAGAACAACATATCACGCTTAAATCTCACCTAAAAGTCAGATGCACATCTcttaaagatatatatttttttggcctttttgagctttatttgatagagacagcttgaagagtgacaagaaatgtggggggagagagagagattgggagtgacatgcgggaaagagccacaggtcagagtcgaaccctgggctgtgcagcaaggactgagccttcgtgcatggggcggatgctccaccagctgagctaaacgacaccccagaTGCACATCTCTGATACTAAAACTAGAGACATCCTGAAACTGTCTGTGAAAATTACATTCTCCATTTCCGAGAACCCAAAACTGCccaaaagtaatttaaaaatgactttaaatgtgAAGTGGGGATGCATTACACTTCAAATATTTGTCTGGAGCTCATTGCTTTCTGTGCAAATGTCATGAAAGTAATTTGCACAGATCaaaaactgtatataaatatcAACAGTGCAGatgttaatattaataacaagtgattgttttgtctctttctgttcctctttcaGTGAAAAAAGGCGACAGAGTTGCTCAGCTGGTGTGTGAGAGGATCTGTTACCCAGATCTGGTGGAGCAAGAGGTAACTCAAATGCTGTATACACGCAGCTGCCAGTTTATTGGGTTCACCTCGATAAATATTAACAGTTCCGCAATAAATCCTACCTTCATCAAGGTTATAATGTTGAAACTATTTTAAAGAGTTTACCTAACTGAATACTCAATTTGGAGGCTGTAGTTTTGTAGTGCTGTCGAATTTTTATTGTTATACTGacaggtgttttttgtttaccCCATTTATATTGGTGAGGGCAAGCTAAATAGCTAGTTGTACCCAATAAACCGGCAACAGAGAGTACTTTTACCTGTTTAAAATACTTGTGCAGACATCAGATTTTCCATTGGTTGTGTGGTTTCACTGAAGaaaattttatttcatcagatTAGTCAGTTAAATCAAAAatacttgtgttttctttcagactcTTGATGAGACAGAGCGCGGTGCTGGAGGTTTCGGATCAACTGGACGCAACTGAAAGCTGCAATAATTAGAATGTATATGTTGAATATGTAGAGTAGGTGCTAATAAAGTTCTGATTTTGTAGTTTGGTGTGTCTGGTGTCTTTACTGGGAATGTCTCCTTCATGTTGTGATAAACTTTACGTCTGACCCTCCTCCAAGTAGTCTTCTAGATCTCCACATGGGGGCAGTGCAGGACAGGACAAGAGTTGCATCTCCTCCTAGCCAGTAAAGTAACCATATTAAGTTCAGCTCCACTGGAGATCCA
The Larimichthys crocea isolate SSNF chromosome VIII, L_crocea_2.0, whole genome shotgun sequence genome window above contains:
- the dut gene encoding deoxyuridine 5'-triphosphate nucleotidohydrolase, mitochondrial isoform X1: MTRTLLRLGALRLQCSSVFDAAAPRFLARDIHAQTLSRNKEVTDASAISPSKRPRTETNPAEERPVLRFAKLSEHATTPTRGSAKAAGYDLYSAYDYSIGPLDKAIVKTDIQIAVPHGCYGRVAPRSGLAAKNFIDVGAGVVDEDYRGNVGVVLFNFGKDTFEVKKGDRVAQLVCERICYPDLVEQETLDETERGAGGFGSTGRN
- the dut gene encoding deoxyuridine 5'-triphosphate nucleotidohydrolase, mitochondrial isoform X3 → MQVTDASAISPSKRPRTETNPAEERPVLRFAKLSEHATTPTRGSAKAAGYDLYSAYDYSIGPLDKAIVKTDIQIAVPHGCYGRVAPRSGLAAKNFIDVGAGVVDEDYRGNVGVVLFNFGKDTFEVKKGDRVAQLVCERICYPDLVEQETLDETERGAGGFGSTGRN
- the dut gene encoding deoxyuridine 5'-triphosphate nucleotidohydrolase, mitochondrial isoform X2 — its product is MPVLEVTDASAISPSKRPRTETNPAEERPVLRFAKLSEHATTPTRGSAKAAGYDLYSAYDYSIGPLDKAIVKTDIQIAVPHGCYGRVAPRSGLAAKNFIDVGAGVVDEDYRGNVGVVLFNFGKDTFEVKKGDRVAQLVCERICYPDLVEQETLDETERGAGGFGSTGRN